One stretch of Akkermansia sp. RCC_12PD DNA includes these proteins:
- a CDS encoding Amuc_1102 family pilus-like protein produces MKSILTFITAMLAVVLLVPASSAQSTSNPKTQVRVTLDKLSLYMRQSPNVTTQDDPRPLPKPKRWADFEVPFKVEASPMPKSGYIDSLTFKFYIAVVNPDRARQYLKLYKEIKYVNVPVGESTYASVYLSPSSVKRITGSEGGRGKWVKYEGVVVEYNGKVVATYSSERGKMEKWWTIQSPSIVETTYYPLLNKDETPFSVYWYDRYPEIMKPNLHQGGSAPEPSGFGTPTPPETDDL; encoded by the coding sequence ATGAAATCCATCCTTACTTTCATCACGGCTATGCTGGCTGTCGTGCTTCTTGTTCCTGCGTCATCCGCACAAAGCACGAGCAATCCAAAAACGCAGGTGCGCGTTACGCTGGACAAGTTGTCCCTGTACATGCGCCAGTCCCCCAACGTGACCACGCAGGACGATCCGCGGCCCCTGCCCAAGCCGAAAAGATGGGCGGATTTTGAAGTGCCCTTCAAGGTGGAAGCTTCTCCGATGCCCAAATCCGGCTACATTGATTCCCTGACTTTCAAATTCTATATTGCCGTGGTCAATCCGGACCGCGCGCGCCAGTACCTGAAACTGTACAAGGAAATCAAATACGTCAACGTTCCGGTCGGTGAATCCACTTACGCCTCCGTCTACCTTTCCCCCTCCTCCGTCAAGCGCATCACCGGCTCGGAAGGCGGCCGCGGCAAGTGGGTCAAGTATGAAGGCGTTGTCGTGGAATACAACGGCAAGGTAGTGGCCACCTATTCCTCCGAACGCGGCAAGATGGAAAAATGGTGGACCATCCAGTCTCCCAGCATTGTGGAAACCACTTATTATCCCCTGCTGAACAAGGATGAAACACCCTTCTCCGTGTACTGGTATGACCGTTATCCGGAAATCATGAAGCCCAATCTTCACCAGGGAGGCTCTGCTCCGGAACCTTCCGGCTTCGGAACACCGACGCCTCCGGAAACCGACGATCTTTAA